The Paenibacillus sophorae genome has a segment encoding these proteins:
- a CDS encoding ROK family glucokinase, with product MSENIYVGVDLGGTAIKVGICNSEGHLLHTYEGPTGTEIGVDTVIDNIEKYLRQIVADSPYEWDQLVGVGAGVAGFTNIREGIIILAPNIGFRDVPIRAILENRLNKPVKIDNDANVAALGEAWSGAGRGVDNCVCYTLGTGVGGGIIINGKVYQGFSGLAGELGHICVVPDLEAIQCGCGKMGCLETVSSATGIIRMANDAVARGDRTTLATVEKIAAKEVFDAAKAGDEVALRIVNRAAFYLGKSMAAVAAVLNPEVFIIGGGVSKAGEILFEEIRRVYAQVTPEPLQKDVKIIPAQLGNDAGIVGAAGLLLRS from the coding sequence ATGTCGGAAAATATCTACGTAGGCGTGGATTTGGGCGGAACCGCCATTAAGGTGGGCATCTGTAATAGTGAAGGCCATTTGCTGCATACCTATGAAGGGCCTACTGGAACTGAGATCGGTGTCGATACTGTCATTGACAACATCGAAAAATACTTGCGTCAGATTGTGGCCGATTCACCATATGAATGGGACCAGCTTGTCGGTGTTGGAGCGGGAGTCGCCGGCTTCACGAACATTCGTGAAGGCATCATTATTCTTGCGCCTAACATTGGATTCAGAGACGTGCCGATCCGCGCCATTCTGGAGAATCGATTGAACAAGCCGGTCAAAATAGATAACGACGCCAATGTGGCGGCGCTTGGAGAAGCTTGGAGCGGGGCCGGGCGGGGCGTGGACAACTGTGTCTGCTATACGCTGGGAACGGGCGTCGGCGGCGGCATTATTATTAACGGCAAAGTTTATCAAGGTTTCTCAGGTCTTGCCGGCGAGCTTGGCCATATTTGCGTGGTTCCCGATCTGGAAGCGATTCAATGCGGGTGCGGCAAGATGGGCTGTTTGGAAACCGTTTCCTCGGCAACGGGCATCATTCGTATGGCAAATGACGCGGTAGCGCGGGGCGACCGGACAACGCTTGCCACAGTGGAGAAAATCGCCGCCAAGGAAGTGTTCGATGCGGCTAAGGCCGGAGACGAAGTGGCGCTGCGGATCGTGAACCGGGCGGCATTTTACCTCGGCAAATCTATGGCGGCAGTCGCGGCTGTGCTGAACCCTGAGGTATTCATTATCGGCGGCGGCGTGTCCAAGGCCGGTGAAATTCTGTTCGAAGAAATTCGCCGTGTGTACGCTCAGGTTACGCCTGAACCGTTGCAAAAAGATGTGAAGATCATTCCCGCACAGCTCGGAAACGATGCAGGCATTGTCGGCGCTGCCGGCCTTTTGTTGCGTTCTTAA
- the rapZ gene encoding RNase adapter RapZ has translation MTEEENTPSAAATLIIITGMSGAGKTIAVQSLEDLGFFCVDNLPPVLIPKFAELIEQSKGKIAKVALVIDLRGREFFTALSESLSFIKDHFTIGCEILFLDATDSVLVQRYKESRRRHPLAPKGLPLDGIRLERKMLEELKNSATQVIDTSNMKPAQLKEKIVSRFSHLGKGTLSVNITSFGFKYGIPIDADLVFDVRFLPNPHYVDHLRPHTGQDSDVYEYVMKWPETQAFLKKLLDMLQFLIPQYHKEGKAQIIIGIGCTGGKHRSVAISEYLGKMLGVSETETVSVSHRDAERDRH, from the coding sequence ATGACCGAAGAGGAGAATACTCCGTCGGCGGCGGCCACCCTGATCATAATTACCGGAATGTCGGGAGCGGGCAAGACCATCGCCGTTCAAAGTCTCGAAGATCTCGGATTTTTCTGTGTCGACAATCTACCGCCCGTCCTGATTCCTAAGTTCGCGGAGCTGATCGAGCAGTCCAAGGGGAAAATTGCGAAGGTAGCGCTTGTTATTGACCTGCGGGGCCGCGAGTTTTTTACCGCTCTGTCGGAATCGCTGAGTTTTATCAAAGATCACTTTACGATCGGCTGCGAGATTCTGTTTCTAGATGCTACCGATTCCGTGCTGGTGCAGCGTTACAAGGAAAGCCGGCGGCGGCATCCGCTTGCTCCGAAGGGCCTGCCGCTCGATGGCATTCGGCTCGAACGCAAAATGCTGGAGGAGCTCAAGAATTCGGCTACTCAGGTTATTGACACCAGCAATATGAAGCCGGCCCAGCTGAAGGAGAAGATCGTCTCACGCTTCTCCCATCTTGGAAAAGGTACGCTCTCCGTTAACATTACCTCATTTGGCTTCAAATACGGCATTCCGATTGATGCGGACCTCGTGTTTGATGTACGCTTTTTGCCAAATCCGCATTATGTGGATCATCTCCGGCCTCATACGGGACAGGATAGCGATGTTTACGAATATGTAATGAAGTGGCCCGAGACGCAGGCATTTCTGAAGAAGCTGCTGGATATGCTTCAATTTCTGATTCCCCAATACCATAAGGAAGGCAAGGCCCAGATCATTATCGGCATCGGCTGCACGGGAGGCAAGCATCGCTCGGTGGCCATCTCGGAATACTTGGGCAAAATGCTGGGGGTCAGCGAGACGGAAACGGTATCGGTCAGCCACCGGGATGCCGAACGCGACCGGCATTAG
- a CDS encoding gluconeogenesis factor YvcK family protein, whose amino-acid sequence MGGGTGLSVMLRGLKEKPLDITAIVTVADDGGSSGILRSELQMPPPGDIRNVLTAMADVEPLMADIMRYRFSSGEGLAGHSLGNLILAALTDISGDFVTAVRELSRVFAVRGRVLPAAGEAVVLNAEMTDGRIVTGESKIPEAGGKIKRVFLEPPDVEPLPEALEAIRSADAILLGPGSLYTSILPNLLVPKLAQAVVSSSAVKMFICNVMTQPGETDNYTVSDHLQAVYDHIGMHLFDYVIVNNGEIPPEVQRKYAEQGARPVELDRKAMEDQCYKLIADKLVLFRTYLRHDTDKLSHHIYQLVQDWITRKR is encoded by the coding sequence ATGGGCGGCGGAACCGGACTGTCCGTTATGCTTCGCGGCTTGAAAGAGAAGCCGCTTGATATTACGGCCATCGTAACGGTGGCCGATGACGGGGGAAGTTCGGGCATACTCCGCAGCGAGCTGCAGATGCCGCCGCCGGGCGATATCCGTAACGTGCTGACCGCAATGGCCGATGTCGAGCCGCTGATGGCGGACATTATGAGGTATCGCTTCAGCAGCGGGGAGGGTCTTGCCGGACACAGTCTTGGCAATCTGATTTTGGCCGCGCTTACCGATATATCGGGCGATTTCGTCACTGCCGTCCGTGAACTGAGCCGGGTATTCGCTGTAAGGGGAAGGGTGCTTCCGGCGGCCGGGGAAGCGGTCGTGCTGAATGCGGAAATGACAGATGGCCGCATCGTGACCGGAGAGTCCAAAATTCCGGAAGCCGGAGGCAAGATCAAGCGGGTCTTTCTGGAGCCGCCCGATGTCGAGCCGCTGCCTGAGGCGCTGGAGGCGATCCGGTCAGCCGATGCAATACTGCTCGGTCCCGGCAGCCTGTATACCAGCATTCTGCCGAATCTGCTTGTGCCGAAGTTGGCGCAGGCGGTTGTCTCCTCCAGCGCCGTCAAGATGTTCATCTGCAACGTGATGACCCAGCCGGGGGAAACCGACAACTATACGGTAAGCGATCATTTGCAGGCGGTGTATGATCATATCGGAATGCACCTGTTCGATTATGTCATCGTAAATAATGGTGAAATTCCGCCTGAAGTGCAGCGCAAATACGCCGAACAAGGGGCGCGTCCGGTCGAGCTGGACAGGAAAGCCATGGAAGATCAGTGCTATAAGCTGATTGCCGACAAGCTGGTTTTATTCCGCACCTATTTGCGGCATGATACGGATAAGCTGAGCCATCATATTTATCAGTTGGTTCAGGATTGGATAACACGAAAGAGGTGA
- the whiA gene encoding DNA-binding protein WhiA, which translates to MSFAALTKKELTMVESGPCCEKAEMSALIRMNGSVQLSNKRIILDISTENAAIARRIYSLLKKYYHAHIELLVRKKMRLKKNNVYIVRIPARVEEILNDLKIVSEGFVFTDGIDESIVRKNCCKRAYLRGAFMAGGSVNNPEGSSYHLEIASMYEEHCKALVELAGEFHLNARCIERKKGFILYIKEGEKIIEFLNLIGAHQALFKFEDVRIMRDMRNSVNRIVNCETANLNKTISAAVRQIENIKFLEKEIGLDNLPDKLREVAEVRLAHPDINLKEVGEMLKGNVSKSGVNHRLRKIDELAEKLRGE; encoded by the coding sequence TTGTCTTTTGCGGCGCTGACTAAAAAAGAACTGACGATGGTCGAGAGCGGCCCCTGCTGCGAGAAAGCGGAAATGTCGGCGCTGATTCGGATGAACGGATCGGTGCAGCTTTCAAACAAGAGGATCATTCTCGACATCTCAACGGAAAATGCCGCGATTGCAAGGCGGATTTATTCCTTGCTTAAGAAATATTACCACGCTCATATAGAGCTTCTCGTGCGTAAAAAAATGCGTTTGAAGAAAAATAACGTATATATCGTCAGAATCCCCGCCCGCGTCGAGGAAATTCTGAACGATCTCAAAATCGTCTCGGAGGGCTTCGTGTTTACGGACGGCATTGATGAAAGCATTGTCCGTAAAAATTGCTGCAAACGCGCGTACCTGCGCGGCGCCTTTATGGCGGGAGGGTCGGTGAACAACCCGGAAGGTTCGTCCTACCATCTGGAGATCGCCTCGATGTATGAGGAACACTGCAAAGCGCTGGTCGAGCTGGCTGGGGAGTTTCATCTTAACGCCCGCTGCATCGAGCGCAAGAAGGGGTTCATCCTTTACATCAAGGAAGGCGAGAAGATCATCGAGTTCCTGAATCTGATCGGCGCCCATCAGGCGCTGTTCAAATTTGAAGATGTTCGGATTATGCGGGATATGCGGAACTCCGTCAACCGGATCGTGAACTGCGAGACCGCCAATCTTAACAAGACAATCAGCGCGGCGGTGCGGCAGATTGAGAACATCAAATTTCTGGAGAAGGAAATCGGCCTGGATAACTTGCCAGACAAGCTGAGGGAAGTAGCGGAAGTCCGGCTGGCCCATCCCGATATCAATCTGAAGGAAGTCGGCGAGATGCTAAAGGGAAACGTCAGTAAATCCGGCGTTAACCATCGGCTCCGCAAAATCGACGAGCTGGCGGAGAAGCTCCGCGGCGAATGA
- a CDS encoding HPr family phosphocarrier protein, with protein sequence MTKHPVVVRLKTGLHARPAALFVQEANKFSSEIFVEKDDKKVNAKSIMGIMSLAISSGTEIYISAEGADADQAVTALTSLVSKEELENQ encoded by the coding sequence ATGACAAAGCACCCGGTAGTCGTCCGGTTGAAGACGGGGCTCCATGCTCGGCCGGCAGCACTGTTCGTACAGGAAGCGAACAAATTCTCATCAGAGATTTTCGTTGAAAAAGACGATAAAAAAGTTAACGCCAAAAGTATCATGGGGATTATGAGCCTTGCTATCAGCTCCGGCACGGAGATTTATATCAGCGCGGAAGGCGCGGACGCCGATCAGGCCGTAACCGCTTTGACGAGTCTTGTCAGCAAAGAAGAGCTGGAGAATCAATAA
- a CDS encoding SIMPL domain-containing protein produces the protein MKGWIKPALAVFVAGSLMVGGMTVSGSLDKPQKAYAEEVQKNIVSVVGKGELSMKPDIVYLSIGVDASASTAQEAQKTNGAKIQKLTALLKNTWGISEKDIQTAEFYVQPNYTYNEKEGQQVKGYNAHHVLRVAYRDLAKVGALLDAASEAGANNIGNARFAVEDTSAFEAQVIEKAMANADVKAAAIAKAAKRTLGQVLTVSQNDGGASPVLYEENARAMANVADSASGTAVQPGEVKITTQLSVMYQLN, from the coding sequence ATGAAGGGATGGATTAAGCCGGCCCTGGCGGTGTTTGTTGCGGGAAGCTTAATGGTAGGAGGGATGACGGTGAGCGGTTCATTGGATAAGCCCCAGAAGGCCTACGCTGAAGAGGTGCAGAAAAATATAGTCAGTGTCGTAGGAAAGGGAGAATTGTCGATGAAGCCGGATATCGTCTATCTGTCGATCGGAGTCGATGCTTCGGCGTCAACCGCCCAGGAAGCGCAGAAGACCAACGGAGCGAAAATTCAAAAATTGACGGCTCTGCTGAAGAATACCTGGGGCATCAGTGAGAAGGATATCCAAACCGCGGAGTTCTACGTCCAGCCGAATTACACGTATAACGAGAAAGAGGGCCAGCAGGTTAAAGGTTATAACGCACATCATGTTCTGCGGGTCGCATACCGCGATCTGGCCAAGGTAGGAGCGCTGCTGGATGCAGCTTCTGAAGCAGGGGCCAATAATATAGGCAATGCCCGTTTTGCGGTGGAGGATACCTCGGCCTTTGAAGCGCAAGTCATTGAAAAGGCGATGGCCAACGCCGACGTGAAAGCGGCCGCGATTGCCAAAGCCGCCAAGAGAACGCTCGGACAGGTGCTGACCGTCAGCCAGAACGACGGAGGCGCTAGCCCTGTACTTTATGAAGAGAATGCCAGAGCGATGGCCAATGTCGCCGACAGCGCAAGCGGTACCGCGGTTCAGCCGGGAGAGGTAAAGATTACGACGCAGCTTAGCGTTATGTATCAATTAAACTAG